A portion of the Sulfurospirillum diekertiae genome contains these proteins:
- a CDS encoding cryptochrome/photolyase family protein, translating to MKKVLWFRRDLRVHDSMLLAQDGEVLPIFIFDTKILRGLDTKDRRVSFIFEQVLKLKADLKALGLDLALFYGTPFDVFTYLKTLGFEDVYSSVDYDDYAKERDGEIAEMLRFHFLNDCYLFEPNEVLKKDGTPYLVFTPYYHACQALYTQFYALKYARGNQSLAQFNYKELLSIQGHAQTPLHVKIESIGFEPLHVNIIEPQKALEIFTCKIDSYEQMRDFLDVDATSHLSVHLRFGTISIREVVRYLVALKQQGHTTEPFFRQLIFREFYAYLLYHFPRLAWENYKYTPPISNDAEAYERFILAQTGYPLVDAAITELLETGLMHNRARMVVGSFFTKHLMLPWQKGEAFFAKYLLDYDASANVLSWQWCAGTGIDPQPYFRIFNPYAQSLKFDKEACYIKRFLPILNDIPSACLHKEAYLTSHEIAGYPKPIIGHESARKRFLNTFS from the coding sequence ATGAAAAAAGTCCTTTGGTTTAGACGCGATCTTCGTGTTCATGACTCGATGCTTTTAGCACAGGATGGCGAGGTTTTGCCCATTTTTATCTTCGATACGAAGATTTTACGGGGTCTTGATACAAAAGATCGCCGAGTCTCGTTTATATTTGAGCAGGTGCTTAAACTCAAAGCCGATCTGAAAGCACTTGGACTTGACCTTGCTTTGTTTTATGGCACGCCTTTTGATGTTTTTACCTACCTTAAAACACTCGGCTTTGAAGATGTTTATAGCAGTGTGGATTACGATGACTACGCCAAAGAGCGCGATGGCGAAATTGCAGAGATGCTTCGTTTTCATTTTTTGAATGACTGTTACCTTTTTGAGCCCAATGAAGTGCTCAAAAAAGATGGCACGCCTTACCTTGTTTTCACCCCATATTACCACGCTTGCCAAGCACTTTACACACAATTTTACGCATTAAAATACGCAAGAGGTAACCAAAGCCTTGCGCAATTCAACTACAAAGAGCTTCTAAGCATTCAAGGGCACGCTCAAACGCCTTTACATGTAAAGATTGAAAGTATCGGTTTTGAGCCTTTACATGTAAACATTATAGAGCCTCAAAAAGCGTTGGAAATCTTTACATGTAAAATCGATTCGTATGAGCAAATGCGCGACTTTTTAGACGTAGACGCGACCTCTCACTTGAGTGTGCATTTGCGTTTTGGAACGATCTCCATTCGTGAAGTGGTGCGTTATTTGGTCGCGCTCAAACAGCAAGGCCACACCACAGAGCCTTTTTTTAGACAGCTGATTTTTCGTGAATTTTATGCTTACTTACTCTACCATTTTCCAAGACTTGCATGGGAAAATTACAAATACACGCCGCCCATTTCCAACGATGCAGAAGCCTATGAGCGTTTTATCTTGGCACAAACGGGCTATCCGCTGGTCGATGCGGCGATCACGGAGCTTTTAGAAACAGGTCTGATGCACAACCGCGCGCGTATGGTGGTAGGTTCATTTTTTACAAAACATTTGATGTTGCCGTGGCAAAAGGGAGAGGCATTTTTTGCGAAGTATCTTTTGGATTATGACGCGAGTGCCAATGTGCTCTCGTGGCAGTGGTGCGCAGGAACGGGGATCGATCCGCAACCTTATTTTCGCATCTTCAATCCCTATGCGCAGTCATTGAAGTTTGACAAGGAAGCATGCTACATCAAACGGTTTCTTCCCATTTTAAACGATATTCCAAGTGCCTGTTTGCACAAAGAAGCATACTTGACGAGCCATGAGATTGCAGGTTATCCAAAGCCCATCATAGGGCATGAGAGTGCTCGAAAACGGTTTTTAAATACCTTTTCTTAA
- a CDS encoding YbgA family protein, with protein sequence MLKIAVSACLLGEPIRYDKTGQRDRFITDKLGKYASFIPFCPEHLAFGTPRETIRIVLDNEHKKVITVFSKNDVTQAMNEAVEHELHKIQNEAICGIILKSKSPSCGLGSAKYYSDAMSEGKKDGLFAFTCKAHFEDFPIEEEARLLDPWLRENFVMQLFAYEEAMQLQHNIQTMQELVSFHTAYKFLLQSKHEANYRLLGKIVANHEKKSLHVVTHDYLALFKKTIAYKGSIGKTVNVLQHLVGFFKKELTSAEKQDLHIQIEAFRDEIVPLIAVMNTIEFLAKKYEVHYLLGQKFLNPYPKDLALRSTIQEGK encoded by the coding sequence ATGCTCAAAATTGCTGTTTCTGCCTGTTTACTAGGCGAGCCTATTCGTTACGATAAAACGGGTCAACGGGATCGTTTTATTACCGACAAGCTTGGTAAATACGCTTCATTTATTCCGTTTTGTCCTGAGCATTTAGCCTTTGGAACACCGCGTGAGACGATACGCATTGTGCTTGACAATGAGCATAAAAAGGTCATCACTGTCTTTTCTAAAAATGATGTTACCCAAGCGATGAATGAGGCTGTGGAGCATGAACTGCATAAAATCCAAAACGAAGCAATTTGCGGCATCATTCTTAAGTCCAAATCACCAAGTTGTGGGCTTGGCAGTGCTAAGTATTACAGCGATGCGATGAGTGAGGGGAAGAAAGATGGGCTTTTTGCGTTTACATGTAAAGCGCATTTTGAAGATTTTCCCATTGAGGAAGAGGCACGCTTGCTCGATCCGTGGCTACGGGAAAACTTTGTGATGCAGCTCTTTGCGTACGAAGAGGCAATGCAACTTCAACACAACATCCAAACCATGCAAGAGCTTGTGAGTTTTCACACCGCGTATAAGTTTTTACTGCAAAGCAAGCATGAAGCAAACTACCGACTTTTGGGCAAAATCGTCGCCAACCATGAGAAAAAAAGCCTGCATGTCGTGACGCATGACTACCTTGCTCTGTTTAAAAAGACGATTGCATACAAAGGTTCCATCGGCAAAACGGTCAACGTGCTTCAACATCTGGTGGGTTTTTTCAAAAAAGAGTTAACAAGTGCCGAAAAACAGGATCTTCACATTCAGATCGAAGCATTCCGCGATGAGATCGTTCCGCTCATTGCTGTGATGAATACCATCGAATTTTTGGCTAAAAAGTATGAAGTACATTACCTCTTAGGACAGAAGTTTTTAAACCCCTACCCTAAAGATTTGGCGCTGCGTTCCACCATTCAAGAAGGGAAATAA
- a CDS encoding HNH endonuclease signature motif containing protein, whose product MKRALTIIATPFDKRLSGDLVDYGEFIKEIFYLKKKDRKMARKAIPEYIQRRLYAESMGRCMNPACGKDLLLTNGDIVEKAHIIPHCDSADNSFENLILLCPNCHTNFDKNSAFTEEEVRIWKRERQQQVSQLFSQKFDTFEKLEELVKPLLTENKTIYESYYLNDKRKLWEKFEEKILINNQKLRFLLSKNRDLFQKHHDEYFSNLAIIDQLILHIDEFRDTRKDDEKIRTVLFPEEVNSIFGLESSLEGMLPSVESLECLICKLQNEDKFVGITLGIEDPFLIYKEHDEYVQLFLSDAPRIRQMYFSYHCLKSVGIRLGSLNFALKYLDNNHIAFKIENCQNLSNVTVKEKSFKFIYEYCLSKAELISLAPKKGLIIVNLHNWNGGSCISNEAYEQAKIMGVTLLTMDDFYVYIQNLK is encoded by the coding sequence TTGAAAAGAGCTTTGACTATTATAGCCACTCCTTTTGATAAAAGGCTTAGTGGGGATTTGGTAGACTATGGAGAATTTATAAAAGAAATTTTTTATTTAAAGAAAAAGGATAGAAAGATGGCAAGAAAGGCTATTCCAGAATATATTCAAAGGCGACTCTACGCAGAGTCTATGGGAAGATGCATGAACCCTGCTTGTGGAAAAGATTTGTTGTTAACTAATGGTGACATTGTAGAAAAGGCACATATTATTCCTCATTGCGATTCTGCTGATAATTCCTTTGAAAATTTAATTCTTTTATGCCCAAATTGTCATACAAATTTTGATAAAAATTCAGCTTTTACTGAAGAAGAAGTTCGAATATGGAAACGTGAAAGACAACAACAGGTATCACAACTTTTTTCACAAAAATTTGATACATTTGAAAAACTTGAAGAACTTGTTAAACCTCTTCTTACAGAAAATAAAACTATTTATGAAAGCTATTATTTAAATGACAAGCGAAAATTATGGGAAAAATTTGAAGAAAAGATATTGATTAATAATCAAAAGCTGAGATTTTTGCTAAGTAAAAATAGAGATTTATTTCAAAAGCATCATGATGAATATTTTTCAAATTTAGCAATCATAGATCAGTTAATTTTACATATTGATGAGTTTAGGGATACTAGAAAAGATGATGAAAAAATACGAACAGTTTTATTTCCTGAAGAGGTTAATTCAATATTTGGATTAGAATCATCTTTAGAAGGTATGTTGCCTTCTGTTGAATCATTGGAATGTTTAATTTGCAAATTACAAAACGAAGATAAATTTGTAGGAATTACCTTAGGAATTGAGGATCCATTTTTAATATACAAAGAACATGATGAGTATGTTCAATTATTTTTGAGTGATGCTCCAAGAATAAGACAAATGTATTTTTCATATCATTGTCTAAAAAGTGTAGGAATTAGGTTAGGAAGTTTAAATTTTGCCTTAAAATATTTAGATAATAATCATATTGCATTTAAAATAGAAAATTGCCAGAATTTATCTAATGTAACTGTCAAAGAAAAGTCTTTTAAATTTATTTATGAATATTGTTTAAGTAAAGCTGAACTTATTTCACTTGCACCTAAAAAAGGTTTGATTATAGTTAATTTGCACAATTGGAATGGTGGGAGTTGTATTTCTAATGAAGCATATGAACAAGCAAAAATTATGGGTGTTACATTGTTGACTATGGATGATTTTTATGTGTATATCCAAAATTTAAAATGA
- a CDS encoding nucleotidyltransferase domain-containing protein, producing the protein MNKIIYLISTHINIFELFTEVYIFGSIVKNSEFPNDIDLLLVYEEYTKEIENEKNIIDEFLATLFKLEIDITLLSEKELMQTNFLEKISFNYQKLK; encoded by the coding sequence ATGAATAAAATAATCTATTTAATATCTACACATATTAATATATTTGAGTTATTTACAGAGGTCTATATTTTTGGTTCTATCGTAAAAAATAGTGAGTTTCCAAATGATATTGATTTATTGCTTGTATATGAAGAATATACAAAAGAGATTGAAAATGAAAAAAATATAATAGACGAATTCTTAGCAACATTATTTAAACTAGAGATAGATATTACACTTTTAAGTGAGAAAGAGTTAATGCAAACTAATTTTTTAGAAAAAATTTCTTTTAACTATCAAAAACTGAAATAA
- a CDS encoding phenylacetate--CoA ligase family protein, giving the protein MTFSKNESLSRDELQAWQLKHLKETLLRVYHLVPFYKKKFDEHGVLPEDIKTLEDIAKLPFTKKHDLRDNYPFGMFSVDMDQIVRIHSSSGTTGKPTVVGYTEHDMDIWAEVMGRAFTMGGVTCQDIMQNSHGYGLFTGGLGFHNAAERMKIAVIPSSTGFTSRQLLLLKDFGATVLTATPSFALHMAEVAKAEGYDIQKDFKLRVGFFGAEPTSEGLKNEIAHIWGIDYHEIYGLSEIIGPGVACNCKHSNLLHIHEDHFYPEIIDPKTGEVLPEGTRGELVITTLTKQGLPIIRYRTGDITSLTRIPCRCGRTIGRIESIVGRSDDMLLINGVNVFPSQIEHVLSKQEGITLNYQIIADKKGYLDKLEIDVELDEHLISDDVSYLGNLKKELQHSLLNNLYINVEVKLVAPKSLQRSEGKATRVVDKRPK; this is encoded by the coding sequence ATGACATTCAGTAAAAATGAAAGCCTAAGCCGTGACGAGCTTCAGGCTTGGCAGCTCAAACATCTCAAAGAAACACTGCTTCGCGTCTATCATCTCGTGCCTTTTTACAAGAAAAAGTTCGATGAACATGGTGTTTTACCTGAAGATATTAAAACGCTTGAAGATATTGCCAAACTTCCGTTCACCAAAAAACATGACCTTAGAGACAACTACCCTTTTGGCATGTTCTCGGTCGATATGGACCAGATCGTGCGCATCCATAGCAGTAGCGGAACCACGGGAAAGCCCACCGTCGTGGGCTACACCGAACACGACATGGACATCTGGGCGGAAGTGATGGGAAGAGCCTTTACGATGGGTGGCGTGACCTGCCAAGACATCATGCAAAACTCTCATGGGTATGGACTTTTCACGGGCGGGCTTGGCTTTCATAATGCCGCTGAGCGCATGAAAATCGCCGTCATTCCAAGCTCCACAGGCTTTACCTCTCGCCAACTCCTTCTTTTAAAAGATTTCGGCGCAACCGTACTGACCGCCACGCCTTCTTTTGCGCTTCATATGGCAGAAGTGGCTAAGGCTGAGGGCTATGACATCCAAAAAGATTTCAAACTTCGCGTGGGATTTTTCGGAGCGGAGCCTACGAGTGAAGGGCTTAAAAACGAGATAGCCCATATCTGGGGCATCGACTACCACGAGATTTATGGACTATCTGAGATCATCGGACCGGGCGTAGCGTGTAACTGCAAACACTCCAATCTTTTGCATATTCATGAAGATCATTTCTACCCTGAGATCATCGACCCAAAAACGGGCGAAGTCTTACCAGAGGGCACGCGAGGCGAGCTTGTCATCACGACGCTCACCAAACAAGGCTTGCCGATCATTCGTTACCGAACGGGTGACATTACCTCTTTAACACGCATTCCGTGTCGCTGTGGCAGAACCATCGGCAGGATAGAAAGTATCGTCGGCAGAAGTGACGATATGCTTCTCATCAACGGCGTCAACGTCTTTCCATCGCAAATCGAGCACGTGCTCTCCAAACAAGAAGGCATCACACTCAACTACCAAATCATCGCCGACAAAAAAGGCTACCTCGATAAACTCGAAATCGATGTGGAACTCGATGAACATCTCATCAGCGATGATGTCAGCTACCTCGGAAACCTCAAAAAAGAGCTCCAACATTCTCTTTTAAACAATCTCTACATCAACGTCGAAGTCAAACTCGTCGCGCCTAAATCACTTCAACGAAGCGAGGGAAAAGCGACGCGCGTGGTGGACAAACGACCGAAATAA
- a CDS encoding ACT domain-containing protein, whose translation MKCNIKQLSVFLENKAGELSEFTGILSKNGISIKSILLADSTDFGLIRTIVDNPEKAKTVLEDEGFSVRFTDVFGVKIEDVVGSFDKAVSALSKAGINILYTYSFYEANTGIFIFSVDKDRFDDAIAALQAQNIEIVQAKHFYM comes from the coding sequence ATGAAATGCAACATTAAACAGCTATCGGTTTTTTTAGAAAATAAAGCAGGCGAACTCTCTGAATTTACGGGAATTCTTTCAAAAAATGGCATTTCCATAAAGTCAATTTTACTAGCGGATTCAACCGATTTTGGTCTCATTCGCACCATCGTTGACAATCCTGAAAAAGCTAAAACGGTACTCGAAGATGAAGGCTTTAGCGTACGTTTCACCGATGTCTTTGGTGTCAAGATCGAAGATGTCGTAGGAAGCTTTGATAAAGCTGTGAGTGCCCTTTCAAAGGCAGGCATTAACATTCTCTATACCTATAGTTTCTATGAAGCCAATACAGGCATTTTTATTTTCAGTGTCGATAAAGACCGATTTGACGACGCGATTGCTGCACTTCAAGCTCAAAATATTGAGATTGTTCAAGCTAAACACTTTTACATGTAA
- a CDS encoding phenylacetate--CoA ligase family protein, whose translation MIWSKEETLPRHKLTELQTERLKDTVARVYTNVPFYQKKFEELGITPADITSIDDIVKLPFTKKKDLRDNYPFGLFAVKKDAVVRIHSSSGTTGKPTVVGYTRADLDTWNEVMARVFTMAGVTSEDTSHNAYGYGLFTGGLGLHYGAETVGATVVPSSGGFTSRQLMLMKDFEATVLTSTPSFALHMAEAAVAEGYDIKKDFKLKCGIFGAEPTSLGLKEEVARVWGIHYCEIYGLSEIIGPGVSANCFESSDLHVFEDHFYPEIIDPKTLEVLPLGEKGELVITSLTKQAFPIIRYRTGDITSLDRTPCKCGRTHVRMKSVMGRVDDMLIVNGVNVFPSQVEHVLANIEGITLNYQIIADKKGYLDKLEIMVEVTEAMPLDSIGSLEALKKKIQHELLNNLYINAEIKLVEPRTIERSVGKAVRVIDKRNNS comes from the coding sequence ATGATCTGGTCAAAAGAAGAGACATTACCTCGTCATAAACTTACTGAACTTCAAACAGAACGACTCAAAGACACCGTCGCACGCGTGTATACCAACGTACCGTTTTACCAAAAAAAGTTTGAAGAGCTCGGCATTACGCCTGCTGATATTACGTCTATTGATGACATTGTCAAACTTCCATTTACAAAGAAAAAAGATTTGCGTGACAACTACCCTTTTGGGCTTTTTGCCGTGAAAAAAGATGCGGTTGTACGCATTCATAGTTCCAGTGGAACAACAGGCAAACCCACCGTTGTTGGTTACACACGAGCAGATCTTGATACATGGAATGAAGTCATGGCGCGTGTCTTTACAATGGCAGGCGTCACAAGCGAAGACACTTCACACAATGCGTATGGTTACGGTCTTTTCACAGGGGGTCTTGGGCTTCACTACGGCGCTGAAACCGTCGGTGCAACGGTTGTTCCAAGCTCAGGTGGTTTTACCTCACGCCAACTGATGCTCATGAAAGATTTTGAAGCAACCGTACTTACATCAACACCCTCCTTTGCCCTGCATATGGCAGAAGCCGCGGTGGCTGAGGGCTATGACATAAAAAAAGATTTCAAACTCAAATGCGGCATTTTTGGCGCAGAACCGACTAGTCTTGGGCTCAAAGAAGAAGTCGCGCGCGTTTGGGGCATTCACTACTGCGAGATTTATGGACTCTCTGAGATCATCGGACCGGGTGTTTCAGCAAATTGTTTTGAAAGCAGTGACCTGCATGTGTTTGAAGACCATTTCTATCCAGAAATCATCGACCCAAAAACACTCGAAGTCTTGCCATTGGGTGAAAAAGGCGAACTGGTCATCACAAGCCTTACTAAACAAGCCTTTCCCATCATTCGTTACCGCACAGGCGATATCACCTCTCTGGATCGCACGCCATGCAAGTGTGGACGAACGCATGTGCGCATGAAAAGTGTCATGGGACGTGTGGATGACATGCTCATCGTCAATGGTGTCAATGTCTTCCCATCGCAAGTGGAACACGTTCTTGCCAACATCGAAGGCATTACGCTCAATTACCAAATCATCGCCGATAAAAAAGGCTATCTTGATAAACTCGAAATCATGGTCGAAGTCACCGAAGCGATGCCACTGGATAGCATCGGCTCTTTAGAAGCTTTAAAGAAAAAAATCCAACATGAACTGCTCAACAACCTCTACATTAACGCAGAGATCAAACTTGTTGAGCCTAGAACCATAGAACGCAGTGTCGGCAAGGCCGTGCGCGTCATCGACAAAAGGAATAACTCATGA
- a CDS encoding 2-oxoacid:acceptor oxidoreductase family protein has translation MKYQIVIAGIGGQGAVFLVKVLSIASAITNQKCLGTENHGMSQRGGSVSCYVKIGDFYAPAIDEGQADLLIALEGNEALRNIQYLSKERGVIVMNAPKNFPKVDFETHSIDAFKKAKAKEFPIDALNVYMLGVTLALDAHFPFTCKEIEEAITMMNAKVAEKNIAVLHQGINDTKAKK, from the coding sequence ATGAAGTATCAAATTGTTATCGCAGGAATTGGCGGACAAGGTGCGGTCTTTTTGGTTAAAGTGCTCAGCATCGCTTCTGCAATTACAAACCAAAAATGTTTAGGAACTGAAAATCATGGTATGAGCCAACGGGGTGGTTCCGTTTCGTGTTATGTCAAAATCGGCGATTTTTACGCTCCTGCGATTGATGAAGGACAAGCCGATCTTTTAATCGCACTTGAGGGTAATGAAGCACTTCGCAACATTCAGTATTTGAGTAAAGAAAGAGGTGTCATAGTGATGAATGCACCGAAGAACTTTCCCAAAGTTGACTTTGAAACCCACAGCATTGATGCGTTTAAAAAAGCGAAAGCTAAAGAGTTTCCCATCGATGCACTCAACGTCTATATGCTAGGCGTTACACTCGCACTTGATGCACATTTTCCGTTTACATGTAAAGAGATTGAAGAGGCGATTACGATGATGAACGCGAAAGTAGCGGAGAAAAATATCGCTGTACTTCACCAAGGTATCAACGATACAAAGGCGAAAAAATGA
- a CDS encoding thiamine pyrophosphate-dependent enzyme translates to MKQILMGNEAIALGLIHAGVDMVSGYPGTPSSEILGNFQKFRDKNKLEAYAQWATNEKVGFEVAYAGAISGKRTCATMKQVGLNVASDALMSASYIGLKGAMLLISCDDPGFYSSQTEQDSRSFAKFARIPVLDPSTPQEAYDMVKLGIEFSHEFESIVMLRPVMRVSHAREICEVDDGLHVKANQGNFERNIPRWGAVPPAGRFRQGLEQIDRLEAIKAWNWDHLIKPKTHALKGETILCLTSGTGDGYVREAMSELEIKADILKLDMPYPLPKEKLEALFVNYDKIIVFEESFPCIEEQLSSPKLYGKLTKHVHLIDEFSKDKVLAALAKADVIAPSHAYQSEKYDQELPKRPPNMCPGCPHRDVHYAITKVFKKKKSIYTSDIGCYTLGLNQAAIDTILCMGASISMASGFSISDPDKTVVATIGDSTFMHSGVAPLINAVYQNHKFVLIILDNSTTAMTGRQTIPERTNPNQIDIKRIIEGCGIACHEYVYEQDLTKTVDFMKSLQEAYKTATSPVVAVVREFCVLDKDNALGRLGNVVVEVDEDKCVACDSCITNYKCPPMHYNDAGKMEIDPFLCAGCGSCLDVICPTDAFVKKEEK, encoded by the coding sequence ATGAAACAGATTTTGATGGGGAATGAAGCGATTGCCTTGGGATTGATTCACGCGGGTGTGGATATGGTTTCAGGCTATCCAGGAACGCCTTCGAGTGAGATTTTGGGAAATTTCCAAAAATTTCGCGATAAAAACAAACTAGAAGCCTATGCACAATGGGCAACCAATGAAAAGGTCGGTTTTGAGGTTGCTTATGCGGGAGCAATTTCTGGTAAACGTACCTGTGCGACCATGAAGCAAGTAGGACTCAATGTGGCGAGTGACGCTTTGATGAGTGCCTCTTACATTGGACTTAAAGGTGCGATGTTGTTGATTTCATGTGATGATCCAGGATTTTACTCCTCTCAAACCGAACAAGACAGCCGCAGTTTCGCTAAATTTGCACGTATTCCTGTCCTTGATCCTAGCACACCCCAAGAAGCCTACGATATGGTCAAACTGGGTATTGAATTCTCACATGAATTTGAATCGATTGTCATGCTTCGCCCTGTTATGCGCGTCAGCCATGCCAGAGAGATTTGTGAAGTTGACGATGGTTTACATGTAAAGGCAAATCAAGGCAATTTTGAGCGCAATATTCCTCGATGGGGCGCTGTTCCTCCTGCGGGAAGATTTCGACAAGGCTTAGAACAGATTGATCGTTTAGAAGCCATCAAAGCTTGGAACTGGGATCATCTCATCAAACCTAAAACCCATGCACTCAAAGGTGAAACTATTCTCTGTCTTACCAGTGGAACGGGTGATGGTTATGTACGAGAAGCTATGAGCGAATTAGAGATCAAAGCAGATATTTTAAAACTTGATATGCCCTACCCACTTCCCAAAGAAAAGCTCGAAGCACTCTTTGTTAATTACGACAAAATCATTGTTTTTGAAGAGAGTTTTCCTTGTATTGAAGAGCAGTTGAGCTCTCCAAAACTCTACGGGAAACTAACCAAACACGTACATCTCATCGATGAATTTTCAAAAGATAAAGTCCTTGCTGCGCTTGCAAAAGCAGACGTCATAGCGCCAAGTCATGCGTATCAAAGTGAAAAGTACGATCAAGAGCTTCCTAAGCGTCCACCCAATATGTGCCCAGGTTGTCCACACCGTGATGTGCATTACGCCATTACCAAAGTCTTTAAAAAGAAAAAATCTATCTACACATCCGACATCGGCTGTTACACGTTAGGGCTCAATCAAGCAGCCATCGATACGATTTTGTGTATGGGAGCAAGCATCTCAATGGCGAGTGGTTTTAGCATCTCGGATCCTGATAAAACCGTTGTTGCCACCATTGGTGATAGTACCTTTATGCACTCAGGTGTTGCGCCACTCATTAATGCCGTATATCAAAACCATAAATTTGTACTGATCATCCTAGACAACTCCACCACCGCAATGACAGGTCGTCAAACGATACCTGAGCGAACCAATCCAAACCAAATCGACATCAAACGCATCATTGAAGGCTGTGGCATCGCATGTCACGAATACGTTTACGAGCAAGACCTCACGAAAACGGTTGACTTCATGAAGTCACTCCAAGAAGCCTACAAAACAGCCACTTCACCTGTCGTTGCTGTCGTACGAGAGTTTTGTGTCCTTGATAAAGACAATGCGCTAGGACGCCTTGGCAATGTAGTTGTAGAAGTTGATGAAGACAAATGCGTCGCCTGTGATTCGTGCATCACTAACTACAAATGCCCACCAATGCACTACAACGATGCAGGAAAAATGGAGATTGACCCGTTCTTATGTGCAGGATGTGGTTCATGCCTTGACGTGATCTGTCCGACCGATGCGTTTGTGAAAAAAGAGGAGAAGTAA
- a CDS encoding symporter small accessory protein yields the protein MGTFDLGVGLAFWLMNASALLCVVYGIIYWNKDKEEKVLERKTWDKNEAKINKDL from the coding sequence ATGGGAACATTTGATTTAGGTGTTGGGTTAGCCTTCTGGTTAATGAATGCGAGTGCTCTCTTATGCGTTGTTTACGGCATTATTTACTGGAACAAAGATAAAGAAGAGAAGGTGCTTGAACGCAAAACGTGGGATAAAAATGAAGCTAAAATCAATAAGGATCTGTGA